Proteins co-encoded in one Bacillus sp. 2205SS5-2 genomic window:
- a CDS encoding dynamin family protein, giving the protein MTISSEQKNLINQTLQMHDLFLQHGDEERAEKAVQLGKKIYKGEWIIAFCGHFSAGKSTMINALTGEELLPSSPIPTSANLVKIKKSKKEYTKIYYHHRTPVTIQGEFDSHRVKQLCKSGDTVDMIEIGHRESKIPAGVTVLDTPGVDSTDAAHMLATESTLHLADLIFYVVDYNHVQSQVNFQYTKELIDKGASIHLIVNQVDKHNEEEISFAQFQASVASSFASWDVNLSAIYYTSLKNPQHEENQFPALQQFLLEELQDRFDSMSGTAEVSMNHLLAEHIQWLEEQYDENVQVYVERLTHKDWEKKEKILKDYELWKEVNSGAWLKKWEDDFNQERNKILQNAYIMPYENRHLAEHYLTSTQKEFKVGLFFAKGKTEEERNRRFIAFQEALRGTVVSQLDWHVKNFLLEKVKNLKISDGSIQGRIDSFHVDVTYEMIQQAESHGAKISGEYVLHYCKTMTDIITKVAERQANDIKELLLKHLQKNPLVAISEEARHKAEAFQGIQFEKEQLQNQKESLTLQLESDNFGFQDSALIIENWLEEEKGEEVQKDSILKNEQEITKKEDSLVDQWQRTSSKDQNLDVQGTIDRLVSMSQQFITIPGLESFAQNLREKAKRLDERHFTVALFGAFSAGKSSFANALLGTKALPVSPNPTTATINRIQPSQHNKRDMAIIHLKSPEVMLKDLNHSLSFFQRKVNSVQEAYDKISSIKRNELSGVENTHLAFLHAFQKGFSLLKSKLGESLTVSLAEYEGYAANEHQACFVDVIDVHLDNDFTNQGITLVDTPGADSINARHTDVAFQYIKDADVILFVTYYNHAFSKADREFLIQLGRVKDSFEMDKMFFIVNAIDLASSEEEETEVMNYVESQLLQYGIRSPQLFGLSSQQSLKEKLDFIELNKKMQRFQVEFDSYLLNGLTKMVVDSANFLLDKGKNRLSHLIQGNKKTVADYETYIHQIQNQSHLVLDLLTNESIQSIYPVLQQEIDELLLYVHQRVFFRYSDFFKEAFFPSLFNKHDSQTALSLALSEVLDSTAYDVLQELRATTVRLEKFMKKQLSEKANLVSTHLNDINGDLVFFPTEWSNIQTPPFSDIKDDFLSQSYESPLKLFKNTKRFFEQNEKELVKESLADSLKPIVKTYLQSMSGLLFNWSKEYVDGQFSIFLDSTEKEARDQFHSWTQGSSTEQDIQRWESVYRKVTEADHVQ; this is encoded by the coding sequence ATGACTATATCTAGTGAACAAAAGAATTTGATCAATCAAACACTTCAAATGCACGATCTTTTCCTTCAACATGGAGACGAAGAACGTGCTGAAAAAGCGGTACAACTAGGAAAGAAGATCTATAAAGGAGAATGGATCATCGCTTTTTGTGGACATTTTTCTGCTGGGAAATCCACGATGATTAATGCACTTACCGGAGAGGAACTTCTTCCTTCAAGTCCGATTCCAACAAGTGCTAACTTAGTGAAAATCAAAAAGAGTAAAAAAGAGTATACAAAAATTTATTACCACCATCGAACACCGGTCACGATACAAGGCGAATTTGATTCACACCGCGTAAAGCAGTTATGTAAAAGCGGGGATACCGTAGATATGATTGAGATTGGTCACCGAGAGTCCAAAATACCAGCTGGGGTGACCGTACTTGATACGCCAGGTGTTGATTCTACGGATGCTGCCCATATGCTAGCAACAGAGTCTACACTTCACTTGGCGGACTTGATTTTTTATGTGGTGGATTATAATCATGTTCAATCACAAGTGAATTTTCAGTATACAAAAGAGCTAATCGATAAGGGTGCTTCCATTCATTTAATTGTCAATCAAGTTGATAAGCATAACGAAGAAGAGATATCTTTTGCTCAATTTCAAGCGTCTGTGGCAAGTTCTTTCGCATCTTGGGATGTGAATTTGTCAGCGATTTATTATACAAGCTTAAAAAATCCTCAACACGAAGAAAATCAATTTCCAGCATTACAGCAATTTCTTCTAGAAGAATTACAGGATCGTTTTGACTCTATGTCTGGAACGGCTGAAGTTAGCATGAATCACCTTTTAGCGGAACATATCCAATGGTTGGAAGAGCAGTATGATGAGAATGTACAGGTGTATGTAGAGAGATTAACGCATAAAGATTGGGAGAAAAAAGAAAAGATATTAAAGGACTATGAACTATGGAAAGAAGTGAATAGCGGGGCATGGTTAAAAAAGTGGGAAGATGATTTTAATCAAGAACGAAATAAAATCCTTCAAAATGCGTATATCATGCCCTATGAAAATCGGCATTTAGCAGAACACTATTTAACTTCCACACAAAAAGAGTTCAAAGTCGGGCTGTTTTTTGCGAAGGGTAAGACGGAAGAAGAGCGAAACCGTCGGTTCATAGCGTTTCAAGAAGCTCTTCGAGGAACCGTTGTTTCACAACTCGATTGGCATGTGAAAAATTTCTTGCTTGAAAAAGTCAAAAACCTAAAGATTTCTGATGGATCAATTCAAGGAAGGATCGATTCTTTCCATGTAGATGTTACCTATGAGATGATCCAGCAGGCAGAAAGCCACGGAGCTAAAATCTCAGGTGAATACGTATTGCATTATTGTAAAACAATGACGGATATTATTACAAAAGTGGCCGAACGTCAAGCCAATGACATCAAAGAGCTTCTGCTGAAGCATCTACAAAAGAATCCGCTTGTAGCAATTTCAGAAGAAGCTAGACATAAAGCAGAAGCTTTTCAAGGAATCCAGTTTGAAAAAGAACAGCTTCAAAATCAAAAAGAGTCGCTTACACTGCAGCTAGAGTCTGATAATTTTGGCTTTCAAGATTCAGCATTAATAATTGAGAACTGGTTAGAAGAAGAAAAGGGCGAAGAGGTGCAGAAAGATTCTATTTTGAAGAATGAACAAGAAATAACCAAGAAAGAAGACAGCTTGGTAGATCAATGGCAACGAACAAGCTCGAAAGATCAAAATCTAGATGTGCAGGGGACCATTGATCGCCTTGTCTCAATGAGTCAGCAGTTCATCACCATCCCGGGTCTTGAATCCTTCGCACAAAATTTACGTGAAAAAGCAAAGCGTTTAGATGAACGCCATTTTACAGTGGCTTTATTTGGTGCATTTTCAGCAGGGAAGTCGTCTTTTGCGAATGCTTTACTAGGGACAAAGGCTTTACCTGTTTCACCTAACCCGACGACCGCAACTATTAATCGAATTCAACCAAGTCAACATAACAAGCGGGATATGGCTATTATTCATTTGAAATCACCTGAAGTTATGCTAAAGGACTTGAATCATTCCCTTTCGTTTTTTCAAAGGAAGGTCAACTCTGTTCAAGAAGCGTACGACAAAATTTCATCCATCAAACGAAATGAATTAAGTGGAGTGGAGAACACACATCTTGCCTTTTTACATGCATTTCAGAAAGGATTTTCACTGCTGAAATCTAAGCTAGGAGAATCCCTCACCGTTAGTTTAGCAGAATATGAAGGATATGCAGCGAATGAGCATCAAGCATGTTTTGTCGATGTAATCGATGTTCATCTTGACAATGATTTTACGAATCAAGGTATTACATTAGTCGATACACCCGGAGCAGATTCAATTAATGCTCGCCACACTGATGTAGCTTTTCAGTATATTAAAGATGCTGATGTGATTTTATTTGTTACGTATTATAATCATGCTTTTAGTAAAGCCGACCGAGAATTTTTAATTCAGTTGGGTCGGGTTAAGGATTCCTTTGAAATGGATAAGATGTTTTTTATCGTGAATGCGATTGATTTAGCATCGTCAGAAGAGGAAGAGACCGAAGTAATGAACTATGTAGAATCACAACTATTGCAGTATGGGATTCGTTCCCCACAGCTGTTTGGTTTATCCTCACAGCAATCATTAAAAGAAAAATTAGATTTCATTGAATTAAATAAGAAGATGCAACGATTTCAAGTTGAATTTGATTCATATTTATTGAATGGACTAACAAAAATGGTGGTAGATTCTGCTAATTTCCTCTTGGATAAGGGGAAAAATCGCTTGTCTCATTTAATTCAAGGCAATAAAAAAACGGTAGCCGATTATGAGACGTACATTCACCAAATTCAAAACCAGTCGCATCTAGTTCTTGATTTATTAACAAACGAATCAATTCAGAGCATATATCCGGTTCTTCAGCAAGAGATTGATGAGTTACTTCTTTATGTTCATCAACGTGTCTTTTTCAGATATTCAGATTTCTTTAAAGAAGCGTTTTTCCCTTCACTTTTTAATAAACATGATTCACAAACGGCTCTTTCTCTTGCTTTATCAGAAGTGCTAGATTCTACAGCCTATGATGTACTACAAGAATTGCGAGCAACAACTGTTCGTTTGGAAAAATTTATGAAGAAACAGTTAAGTGAAAAAGCAAATTTGGTTTCTACTCATTTGAATGATATAAATGGAGATTTAGTGTTTTTTCCAACCGAATGGTCCAATATACAAACACCACCATTTTCAGATATTAAGGATGATTTTTTATCCCAATCGTATGAATCACCGTTGAAACTCTTTAAAAACACAAAGCGCTTTTTTGAACAAAACGAAAAAGAATTGGTCAAAGAGTCTCTAGCTGACTCGTTAAAACCGATTGTTAAAACCTATTTACAGTCAATGTCCGGGTTGTTATTTAATTGGTCAAAAGAGTACGTCGATGGTCAATTTTCTATCTTCCTAGATTCAACAGAAAAAGAAGCAAGGGACCAATTCCATTCATGGACGCAAGGGAGTAGTACAGAACAAGATATTCAGAGATGGGAAAGTGTGTACCGGAAAGTGACGGAAGCAGATCATGTACAATAA
- the yunB gene encoding sporulation protein YunB: MFKQRKRRQLRGPLPATYVFMITFITFSILTFISLVVINRNIEPSLMSIAETKTRQFAAQAINDAISKKISENIDINELIVEHETGGKISYSFNPQIYNRAISEATIRVQKYLDYVESGDLEKLESFKSDIEIEYSDDQPHNGIIYEIPLGMATKNTLLSNLGPRVPVRFEILGAVTSSVDTKIIESGINNTYLEIYIKINVQMNVIIPLSEKKIEISNSVKIGDLFYPGEVPQFYNGQGNGNQFNPIVVPTDPPS, translated from the coding sequence GTGTTCAAGCAGAGAAAACGACGCCAACTAAGAGGTCCGTTACCCGCCACGTATGTCTTTATGATCACGTTTATCACGTTTAGTATTTTAACATTTATTAGTTTAGTGGTTATTAACCGTAACATTGAACCTAGTCTTATGAGCATTGCCGAAACCAAAACGAGACAATTTGCAGCACAGGCAATCAATGATGCAATATCCAAAAAAATCTCTGAAAATATTGATATAAATGAATTAATAGTAGAGCATGAAACCGGTGGTAAAATTTCCTACAGCTTCAATCCACAAATTTACAACCGAGCCATTTCAGAAGCTACCATCCGCGTTCAAAAATACTTAGATTACGTTGAGTCAGGTGACTTAGAAAAATTAGAATCATTTAAATCAGATATAGAAATTGAATATTCAGATGATCAGCCTCACAACGGCATCATTTACGAAATCCCGTTAGGTATGGCGACCAAAAATACATTACTATCAAATCTTGGTCCACGTGTCCCAGTCCGCTTTGAAATTTTAGGTGCTGTTACCTCTAGTGTCGACACAAAAATTATTGAATCAGGGATAAACAATACGTATTTGGAAATATACATCAAGATTAACGTACAAATGAATGTCATTATTCCTTTATCAGAGAAAAAAATTGAAATCTCCAACTCAGTAAAAATTGGCGATCTATTTTACCCAGGGGAAGTACCACAATTTTATAATGGCCAAGGAAACGGAAATCAATTTAATCCCATTGTTGTTCCAACTGACCCACCTAGTTAA